From Mycolicibacterium cosmeticum, a single genomic window includes:
- a CDS encoding lytic transglycosylase domain-containing protein: MSDAVIKPALAAVLVLLAGCTAHSPGATAPPQASSSPSRSPSAAPLDASTVPGAQPLLADDPIQLADDLIADERALRDPATPEPAAIDAARRQQVAYRSIGRHPEWDALIRPRITDDLLETYDRNVDARRQLAAMARPKDTLPAWTITAAPPAEELLAAYHEAEADSGVGWNYLAAINLVETHFGSVSGDSTAGAQGPMQFMPATFAAYGNGGDIRSPRDSIMAAGRYLAANGFAHDPDGALFRYNHADEYVRAVTDYAALIGADPAAFPTFYRWDVYYFTTAGDVVLPIGYAADAPTPVADYLATHPQ; the protein is encoded by the coding sequence ATGTCTGACGCGGTGATCAAGCCGGCACTCGCCGCGGTGCTGGTCCTACTCGCCGGCTGCACCGCACACTCACCGGGCGCCACCGCACCGCCGCAGGCGTCGTCATCGCCCAGCCGATCCCCCAGCGCCGCCCCGCTCGACGCTTCGACGGTGCCCGGCGCGCAGCCGCTGCTGGCCGACGATCCGATCCAGCTGGCCGACGACCTGATCGCCGATGAGCGAGCGTTGCGCGACCCGGCCACGCCGGAGCCGGCAGCGATCGATGCGGCGCGCCGTCAACAGGTGGCCTACCGCTCCATCGGCCGTCACCCGGAATGGGATGCGCTCATCCGACCGCGGATCACCGACGATCTCCTGGAAACCTACGACCGCAACGTCGACGCCCGCCGCCAACTCGCCGCCATGGCCCGTCCCAAGGACACCCTGCCGGCATGGACCATCACGGCTGCCCCGCCGGCCGAGGAGTTGCTGGCCGCCTACCACGAAGCCGAAGCGGACTCCGGTGTCGGCTGGAACTACCTTGCCGCGATCAACCTGGTCGAAACCCACTTCGGCAGCGTCTCAGGCGATAGCACCGCGGGCGCGCAGGGCCCCATGCAGTTCATGCCCGCCACGTTCGCGGCGTACGGCAACGGCGGCGACATCCGATCCCCGCGCGACAGCATCATGGCCGCCGGGCGTTATCTGGCGGCCAACGGTTTCGCGCACGACCCCGACGGTGCCCTGTTCCGGTACAACCACGCCGACGAATACGTGCGGGCGGTCACCGACTATGCCGCGCTGATCGGCGCGGACCCGGCCGCATTTCCCACCTTCTACCGTTGGGATGTCTACTATTTCACCACCGCAGGCGATGTGGTGCTGCCGATCGGTTACGCCGCCGATGCACCGACGCCGGTGGCCGATTACCTGGCCACCCATCCCCAGTAG
- a CDS encoding SDR family oxidoreductase, which yields MAGRTVVLVGGSAGIGLATARRARAEGAEVILTGRDPNRLAAAAADVDAQHTAAFDATDTVALARFFQELPGPIDHVLVTAGGPRYRPMLDISEDEIREALSGHAVLGLEVARHARSRIRPGGSLVLMGGTGGRRIDHHLGIVSAATAVLPPFTAALALELAPIRVNLIAAGFVDTPLSASLLGEGLDQRRQELAATLPIGRVVQPDDVAALAVHLMVNTALTGATYDIDGGQQYV from the coding sequence ATGGCCGGACGAACGGTCGTGCTGGTCGGCGGAAGTGCCGGCATCGGACTTGCCACCGCGCGTCGGGCCCGCGCCGAAGGCGCCGAGGTGATCCTCACCGGGCGCGACCCCAACCGGCTCGCCGCGGCCGCGGCCGACGTCGATGCCCAGCACACCGCGGCATTCGACGCCACCGACACCGTGGCGTTGGCCCGCTTCTTCCAGGAACTTCCCGGGCCGATCGACCACGTGCTCGTCACCGCGGGAGGGCCGCGTTATCGACCGATGCTCGATATAAGCGAAGACGAGATCCGTGAGGCGCTCAGCGGTCACGCCGTGCTCGGACTGGAGGTCGCCCGCCATGCCCGCTCCAGGATCCGGCCCGGCGGCAGCCTGGTGTTGATGGGCGGGACCGGCGGCCGCCGTATCGATCATCACCTCGGAATCGTCTCTGCCGCAACGGCAGTGCTCCCGCCGTTCACCGCGGCGCTGGCGCTGGAACTCGCACCCATCCGGGTCAACCTCATCGCCGCCGGATTCGTCGACACGCCGCTTTCGGCGTCATTGCTGGGTGAAGGGCTGGATCAGCGCCGGCAAGAACTGGCCGCGACGCTGCCCATCGGACGGGTGGTTCAGCCCGATGACGTCGCGGCGCTGGCGGTTCATCTCATGGTCAACACCGCACTGACGGGCGCGACCTACGACATCGACGGCGGCCAGCAGTATGTCTGA
- a CDS encoding SpoIIAA family protein encodes MIEVMSDMPDGVTGIRVSGRISGDDLRAFTPTMERLGSSGEIRIVEVIAPDYEGFGPGGLAADLKLGFGALLQHHSAFKRIAVVSDKDWVRHTLHALAWMVPGELALFTLDELAEAKKWAAG; translated from the coding sequence ATGATCGAGGTGATGTCGGATATGCCCGACGGCGTGACCGGGATCCGGGTGTCGGGCCGGATCAGTGGTGATGATCTGCGCGCCTTCACCCCGACCATGGAGCGGCTGGGCAGCTCGGGCGAGATCCGGATCGTCGAAGTCATCGCACCGGACTACGAAGGCTTCGGCCCCGGCGGACTCGCGGCCGACCTCAAGCTGGGCTTCGGCGCCCTACTACAGCACCATTCGGCGTTCAAGCGGATCGCCGTGGTGTCGGACAAGGATTGGGTGCGCCACACTCTGCACGCTCTGGCCTGGATGGTCCCCGGCGAGCTGGCGCTGTTCACCCTCGACGAGCTGGCCGAGGCCAAGAAGTGGGCCGCGGGTTGA